CATCGAGCGGGAGCCCCTCATCAACGCCTACATCTCTGTGCCCAAGGAGAACAGCACGCTCAACTGTGCCAGCTTCACGGCGGGCATCGTGGAGGCGGTGCTCACGCACAGCGGCTTTCCCGCCAAGGTCACGGCACACTGGCACAAGGGCACCACGCTCATGATCAAGTTTGAGGAGGCCGTCATAGCCCGGGACCGAGCCCTGGAGGGCCGCTGACCCTGTGGGAGATAAAGAATGCAGAGAGCCCCCTTCCCACATGTGTCttgtgtcttgtgtgtgtgtgtgtggaggggggcgGGCTCACAGATCCATTCATGGCCTTGACCCAGGTGCCTGCCTCAGGCTGGTGAGGGAGGCCAGGATCCAAGCATGTTTATAATACCTCcgagaggtgggggtgggctgggtcCCACCAGCCCCGGCTTACagatggggctgggggaggccagggGCAGTGTGGGGGTAAGTCTGCAGAAGGACAATGCTGATCTGCTCTGGAATCACAATTGGAGGCCAGGCTGGAGAcgaggggatgggggtggagggatcAGACTAAGTAAGAGACTCCTTTAGACCAGAGGCTGGCATACTTTTTcagtaaagggccagatagtgaCTAGTTTATGCCTGGCAGTCTCTGTCCAGCTACTCTGCGGTGTAGACTGCAGTAGGTCAAGGATTGGGTGTGGCTGTGTGACTAGAAACCGGGCAGAGGGTGGTCGCTGACCCCTGTTCTAGAcgcttctcaaagtgtggtccggGACTGGCAGCATCAGCATCTCCTGCGAGCTTGTCAAAACGCGGACCCTCAGGCCCACCCCAGGCCTGCCAACCGAGAGTCTGCATTCTAGCAAGATCCCCGGGGGATTCCTGTGTATCTTATTTTGAGAATGTCCTAACAGGGGTGGCTGGACACcaacacccccccgcccccccagttTCAGATTCTGCAGAAGATCTGGGCAGACTgaagatttgcatttctaacaagttcctaggaACTGCTGATGCTCCTGGGACCGCACTGGGGTAACTATGCCTCTAGAGACCTGGGGAAATGGGTGGGCTCACTTCAGAATCATCTGGGTGTCTGAAGTTAATACTGATGCCATGTGAGCACATTTGTGTTCcttgtttgtgattttattttatttttaaggattttatttttaagtaatctccgcTCCCCCGGCGAGGGGGGTgggcacgggggtggggtggggtgggagggctcaCGAACAAAACTCAACCCTgcgcagccctggtggtgcagcagtttagcgcctccttcagcccagggcgtgatcctggagacccaggatcgagtcccacatcaggcttctccctctgcctgtgtctttgcctctctctctctctctctctctgtctctatgaataaataaaaaataaaaaatattaaaaaaaaaaactcacaaccctgatcaggatcaagagtcaggcaGGCATGCTCTAccgaccgagccagccaggtgctcttgtgtgtttcttgtttaaaaagtaaaatttgacaCTTAAGGCcacccttcttttccctttggcCCACCACCCCCTCTGTGTTCCTGATCACTTCTCCTCCCCAGAGTAAATCCTGCCAGACTTTTtgaagggagatttttttttttttaagatttgtttatttatttatttatgatagaaagaggcagagacacaggaggagggagaagcaggctccatgccgggagccggacgtgggactcaatcccgggactccaggatcgcgccccaggccaaaggcaggcgctaaaccactgagccacccagggatccctttgaaGGGAGATTTGTTCaaatttccttcctctcctcagaCTTGAACAAACCTGGTGTGAAAGAGAATTTCAGGTCCCCTCATGATTTATGGAGTTTATAAAGGGGTGGGGTGGATGCAATCTTTCCGATGCTCTGTGATGCATTGTGGAGGCCGGCAAGATGTGGGGAGACCTGGGAGGTTTCAGTTATTCCGGCGAGGGGCGAGGGGTGGGGTAGGCTTCTGCACATAGCAAAGAAGATGAGCGTCAACAGCATAAATAGAACTGTCGAGAGCACCTACCATGTGTAGCACAGGAGATGGTCATGGGCAGGAAATAGCTgttggttgggggagggaggggccccgagggagctgggggaaggggtgaTCAGGGTGGCAGTCCGAATTGGGTGAGGGGGCAGTGTCTAGGAGGCCAGCCAGGATTAGAGATTTGGAGTCTGGGAGGGCAGGGATGGAAGCCGCAGGCCTGGAGGAGTGAGCCGGGGTGTGTGGGGCCCGAGAAGCCAGATTTCAGCAGGAACTGTAGGAATCTTGGGGTTTAGCAGCCTGAGGTGTCCTCAGAGACCCTGGAGAGGGGCTTCTGGGgcctgctgggtgggggtggggtgctagTGGCAGGCAGGAATGGCCCAGCCAGCTCCATCCTGAGGCCTGGCAGTGAAGGACGCCAGAGGGGAAGAGATGGGTGGGTCCCCAGGGAGGCGAGCTGGAGAGCTTGGAAGCTGGGAGAGGGCCCGCGGTCTGTTTCTCCCTGCTGAGGGTGGTTAGGGACCTGTGGATAAAGGAGGTGTGGAACATCGATgggaccggggtggggggggggggttgtggcTCTGACCGGCTGCTTGGGGCCACAGATGGCGTGTCTGCTGAAGCCCCAGaggggtgggcggggtggggtggggtgaggaagaGGAACCCAGCACCAGCCCTGCGAACCAGGCGGGCATGAGGCCTCCCCTCACTTAACAGACCATGAAGCGGGTTCTGGGAGAAGAGGTCATTTGCTCGTGGAGACGTGTTCATTTTTCGGCAGCtctttattgaacacctactatgtgtcaggcgcTGGCGTCCCAGAGCAAAACAAAAGCTCCCTCCTCGAGGCTCACATTCAAGCCCCAGGGGGACGGAACACACAGAGCGGTGGATGATACATTTTCTCAGAAGGGGAAGAGTCCAAGGCGATCAAGTAGGGCAGCATAAAAGGGATCTGGAGTCGGGGTGCAGTTTTAAACGAGAGGGGGGAGGAGCCCAGGATAGCCCTCACTGAGGagcgagtggggggagggacatgtgcaaaggccctggggcaggagcaagCCTCCATGTGGAAGGgccagagaggaggctggggctggcgGAGGAGAGAGCGGAGGTGAAGCTGGGGAGACAAGGCAAGTCGCAGGGGATCTGCCATTGCAAAGCTCCCTATGAGactctgggtttgtttttgttttcccctcagaggcagaaggaaaattctGGAAGGTGTGGGGCGGTGAAGAAGGAGACTGAGGCAGGCTGGGATGGGGGCTACTCCAAAGCGGTTGCCGGAGGCGGTGGGAAGTGGGCAGATTGTGCACAAGGCTTTCCCTGAAGATtcagagggggcagggagggaaacaGGTGCTGCTTGTGACCCCAATGTGGTCTGGGTGGCAGGGCGGGGCCGGGAGTCCCCTTTAGAGAGCTCAGGGAGACAGTTCTACTCTGGCCCAGAGTTCAGGGTGGGGGGACTGGAGGAGGCACAAACAGGGTGAGCAGGGGGTAGACAACAGGGGACCTAGGACtagccctgcccccgcccctccctggcCGCAGGACTCCTAGGTGCCACTGCGgcgccctccccagccccctggccTGGCCCGTGACTCCCGGGTCCCGCGCGGTCCAGTGTGGGCCCCTCCTCGTGGATTCCCCTCCAAGGGGCCTGAGTATCACGAGCACATCTCTGGTTCCTTCTGCTTTTGCCAGGAATTGGGGTGGCCTGCGATATTCTTGAGGGTCTAAGGGTGTTCTCTGCTGTATCAGACCCCAGAGTCTTCCTCTCCAGCCCTGTCTAGTAAATGCTTCTTGAAATaaagtggcggggggggggggggtcgctgGATAAAGGTGGCGAAGTACAAATACCGCTTCAGTTGTTCTGGAAACTCAGAGGTGGCCTCAGGCACCAGGTTCTGGAGCTCCCAGCTCCCATATCTGGAGACCAGAGCCAGCGAGGCCCCTGAGAGGGGGCCATCCTCGCCCCATTTTATCGACATGGGCTggctggggagcctggctgggggGTAGGACCCCGAGGCTGCATCTAGGGAggccggggctggggtgggggtgtggttGACTCCTGACTCCAGCAGAAGGTGGGTGGGCCCCACCCAGGAGTCTGAGGCATCCACCACTGCTCCCCGGAAAGTTCTGAGGTGGGTACTCCGAGCGCTTGAAGGCAGGGACGCGGTGACAGCCAGCCGGGCTGGGCTGAGGAGCAAGGGACGGGCCCTCTGGGGATTGGCAGGAGCTGGGGTGTGTCAACAGCCCTTCTCCCATTTGGGCGCAAGGAAGTGTTGCCGGGACCTTAACCCCAAATGGTGGAGGGTCCTCAGAGCCCTGCAGGGGGGCCTGGCTGTACCTGGGGAGCGACGGAGGCGGTGCACCTggcagggcgggcagggggcCGTCGGGGTGTGTGTCTCGGAGCACATCCCAGCGAACCCCGGGGTGCCGAGGCGGCCGGTGGGCAGTCAGCACGTGGCCAGCCGGTCACACACCCAGCCGTCCAGCGAGCTGCCGCAGAAGGCGTCATTCCACTGCCCCGAGCCCTGCATCATCACGCAGTCCTCGCCCTGGCCCCCGTTGTTGGGCTCCCCGGGCCGCCAGTTGCTGGAGCAGAAGGCTTCAGGTCAGAGGACGGAGTAGGGGGAAGGAGCCCCACTGCCTTCGGCCTAGACGGCTgggccctcccaccccatccctggaTCCCCATCCTGGATCCCCATCCCAACTCCCCGCGTCCCCTCGCCCCCACCTGGCTCTGCCCTCGAAGCCCACCATTGCAGAGAGGCACCCCCTCCCCCTACGCCCCCCCTCCTCACCTATAGTTCAGGGGGTTCTCGTCCATCCAGATAAACTCCCCCTCTCTGTCCAGGTCCCGGAGGCCAATCCAGGTGCCCTTCTTGTTGGCATACCTGGCCAGGAAGTCCTGGGGAGCAGGACGGGACTGGAAGGGCTGGGGGAGCTGTGCCCGGGGCCCTCCCACCATGCAGGAGGTCCAGCTGGGGATCCacagccgccccccacccccctcccagccTGCGGGCCCCGCCCTCTGCGCAGGGCCCAGGCGCACCTGCTCCTCTTGGCTGTGGATGCTGGCCAGCCGCCCTTGCAGCTTGCTGCAGGCAAACCGGGCCTGGATCCACTTCTTGGGCTCCTCGCCGAAGTAGTAGCACTTCCTCTGGAAGTTGAGCCACTTCTCAGGGCACGTGTTACACTCGGAgcctggggtggaggagaggcTCAGGGGGGCGGCTGTGGTGGGCACCGTGGCGGGCGCCGTGGCTGGTGCCGTGGCTGGTGCCGTGGCTGGGACCGTGGTGGACACTGTGGCTGGCACCGTGGTTGGCACCGTGGCTGGCACTGTGGTTGGCACCGTGGCTGGCACTGTGGTTGGCACCACGGGTATGGTAGACAGAACAGGTGGCAGCGTCTCTCCTGGAGTCACCCTTGGGGTCCGGGCTGAAAGCACACCCACCCAGAGCCAAACGAGGTCTTGCAGGCTGCCTTCCGCCCCGGAGCTCTGGCGCTGATGTGCAGGGGCAGCCCCGTGGCAGGAGCGCCTCAACGGCTGGCACCATTGCCACAAACACCCCCACCGGACCGGAGCGTCTGCTGCTGCCACCGTCATCCTAAATACCTCTTGGCTGGCAGCACTTCAGCCCCTGCCAAGCTCCATCCTCACAAAGAGGCCAGCAGCGCAACAGTCACCATCGGCATCCCCGTGTCACCAGCTCCGTGGCTGGTGGCACCTCAACCACCAGTTGTGGTTTGGCATCACCGCAGATGCCTTCACGGTCAGAAGCACCTCAACCGCCAACACCGTGGCGATGAACGCCACGACCGTCAGCGACATGACCACAGGGATCCCGGATTGCCAGCAACCGGTCCTCACTGCCGCCGCCACCACAGCCAGCAGCACCTTCCCCAACACCGCGCCAGCCACGGCTTCATCACTGTGCCGACTCGCTGAGGCCGAGATGGCCAGCGCCACCTGCCCCGTGTACGGTCCCCACCGACAGCTCCCGTAACAGCCCCAGTCACCATTGCTGTGACTTTGTCTAGTTGAAGGGATTGATCAGGAGAGGTTGAGGAGGGGGGTTCCTGGAGGGCTAGGTCCTCCCGGCCTCCACCTAGGGCCACCTTGGTCTCCGTCTCCTCTTGCCCCCACCCTGAGAAACTCTCCGGCATGGTCGCCACCACCCAAGGCTCCTAGTGGGAGGTTAAACCCACTGTTACTAGCTTGACTCACTCTtgatttaaaatagattttttttaaaaaataaaaaataaaaaaaataaaataaaataattttcttggggcacctgggtggctcagtggttgagcagctgcctttggctcagggcgtggtcctggggccctgggatcgagccccacatcgggctccctgcagggagcctgcttctccctcctcctatgtctctgcccctctctctctctctgagtctctcatggataaataaataaaatctaaaaaaaaaataatttttcttggaaTGATGTGCAGAGAGGGCTCCAGAGCTTCGGTGGAAGTTTTTAAGGGGCCAGGGGTCCATAACCCCTGTAAGACACAGAATTGGATGTGCTTCTCACACATGAGCCAGTGACTAGTACgtggccctgggctctggggcggGGGCATTAAAACAGGCAGAGAGTATCTCTGGGCACTTGAAGAAAATtctgatggggtgcctgggtggtccagtcgGTTAGGTGTCCGACTCCCGATTTCTGCTTGGgtcagatctcagggtcgtgagatcgagcccggcgtcaggctctgcgctcagcgtggagtctgcttgtccctctccctctgctcctcctccccctcttgctctctcccaaagaaagaaggaaattaaatctttggggagaaaagaaaactttgaggAAGGTGCCCTGGCTGGGTGTGGCGTAGTCAATCGAGACACAGCCCTGGAGCTGGGCTCAGACCCCAGGCCACCCCAGGGACCGGAGGGGAATTGGAAGGTCATCCGTCGCAGTGAATGTGGCCCCGACGCCTCCCCGGAGGGACCGCAGCCAGGTTTCTCGCTGGGATTCCCACAGCCACACAGGGTCCCGGGGGACTGCTCTCCAtcacaccaagcacagagccttcctcttctctttgccAGTTGGGGCAGCTGGGGCTTCCCAGAAGTAGAAAACCCAAGATCAAGGGTGGGGGTGAGTGTGGGGAGGACTTCAGGGCAGTAAGACTCAGGTTCCTATCCCAGTTTCAGGGCACACTGATTAAATGTCTGCTCTTCCTGCAGCCTGTGGGGCCACCCTCCCTGACCCCCCTGGCCGCCGGCATCACCCCATCGCTGCAGAGGTCACCCCCCTGCCCGGCTGAGTCAGATAGTCCTCCGGGAGGACTGCGGCTGATGGCATCATACTGATGACTCGCCGCCGAGCCACGATGggcagaggagagacagaggcaaagagaacCCAGAGCTGGTAAAGGGAATGTTTTTacctggaggaggaaaaaagtgtTGGAGCCGCCCCGCACCCCCGTCCCCACCTGCTCCGGGTCCCTGGAGGGAAGCAGCTGG
This window of the Canis lupus dingo isolate Sandy chromosome 20, ASM325472v2, whole genome shotgun sequence genome carries:
- the FCER2 gene encoding low affinity immunoglobulin epsilon Fc receptor isoform X3, which gives rise to MEEHSYSDPAEFPKFSRRRRCCRPGVQLALLGLVTVMLWAGLLTLLLFWHRDTVQNLKQLEVAAAQNVSRVSKDLERHNGDQMAQKSQAAQVSQDMKEIQAEQKRMKAQDSELSQNLDALRSDLNNLKSQSLNERSTALHSLERLQEEVEKLWMELHVSNARTPRVTPGETLPPVLSTIPVVPTTVPATVPTTVPATVPTTVPATVSTTVPATAPATAPATAPATVPTTAAPLSLSSTPGSECNTCPEKWLNFQRKCYYFGEEPKKWIQARFACSKLQGRLASIHSQEEQDFLARYANKKGTWIGLRDLDREGEFIWMDENPLNYSNWRPGEPNNGGQGEDCVMMQGSGQWNDAFCGSSLDGWVCDRLATC
- the FCER2 gene encoding low affinity immunoglobulin epsilon Fc receptor isoform X2 translates to MVDPPSQDPAEFPKFSRRRRCCRPGVQLALLGLVTVMLWAGLLTLLLFWHRDTVQNLKQLEVAAAQNVSRVSKDLERHNGDQMAQKSQAAQVSQDMKEIQAEQKRMKAQDSELSQNLDALRSDLNNLKSQSLNERSTALHSLERLQEEVEKLWMELHVSNARTPRVTPGETLPPVLSTIPVVPTTVPATVPTTVPATVPTTVPATVSTTVPATAPATAPATAPATVPTTAAPLSLSSTPGSECNTCPEKWLNFQRKCYYFGEEPKKWIQARFACSKLQGRLASIHSQEEQDFLARYANKKGTWIGLRDLDREGEFIWMDENPLNYSNWRPGEPNNGGQGEDCVMMQGSGQWNDAFCGSSLDGWVCDRLATC
- the FCER2 gene encoding low affinity immunoglobulin epsilon Fc receptor isoform X1; its protein translation is MVDPPSQGEGRGPGPTVGQQDPAEFPKFSRRRRCCRPGVQLALLGLVTVMLWAGLLTLLLFWHRDTVQNLKQLEVAAAQNVSRVSKDLERHNGDQMAQKSQAAQVSQDMKEIQAEQKRMKAQDSELSQNLDALRSDLNNLKSQSLNERSTALHSLERLQEEVEKLWMELHVSNARTPRVTPGETLPPVLSTIPVVPTTVPATVPTTVPATVPTTVPATVSTTVPATAPATAPATAPATVPTTAAPLSLSSTPGSECNTCPEKWLNFQRKCYYFGEEPKKWIQARFACSKLQGRLASIHSQEEQDFLARYANKKGTWIGLRDLDREGEFIWMDENPLNYSNWRPGEPNNGGQGEDCVMMQGSGQWNDAFCGSSLDGWVCDRLATC